In Macaca fascicularis isolate 582-1 chromosome X, T2T-MFA8v1.1, one DNA window encodes the following:
- the LOC135969175 gene encoding X antigen family member 1-like, with amino-acid sequence MESPKKKNQQLKVGILHLFRRQKKIRIELRSKCVTWKVICKSCVSQRPGLNLDLGAGIKVKIIPKGEHCKMPEAGEGQPQV; translated from the exons ATGGAGAGCCCCAAGAAGAAGAACCAGCAGCTGAAAGTCGGGATCCTACACCTGTTCAGGAGACAGAAGAAGATCAGGATAGAGCTGAGATCCAAG TGCGTGACATGGAAGGTGATCTGCAAGAGCTGCGTGAGTCAAAGACCGGGGTTAAATCTGGATTTGGGTGCTGGCATCAAGGTGAAGATTATACCCAAAGGAGAACACTGTAAAATGCCAGAAGCAG GTGAAGGGCAACCACAAGTTTAA
- the LOC135969193 gene encoding X antigen family member 1-like encodes MESPKKRKQQLKVGILRLFRRQKKIRIELRSKCVTWKVICKSCVSQRPGLNLDLGAGVKVKIIPKGEHCKMPEAGEGQPQV; translated from the exons ATGGAGAGCCCCAAGAAGAGGAAACAGCAGCTGAAAGTCGGGATCCTACGCCTGTTCAGAAGACAGAAGAAGATCAGGATAGAGCTGAGATCCAAG TGCGTGACATGGAAGGTGATCTGCAAGAGCTGCGTGAGTCAAAGACCGGGGTTAAATCTGGATTTGGGTGCTGGCGTCAAGGTGAAGATTATACCCAAGGGAGAACACTGTAAAATGCCAGAAGCAG GTGAAGGGCAACCACAAGTTTAA